One Fusobacterium ulcerans DNA segment encodes these proteins:
- the radA gene encoding DNA repair protein RadA, with translation MGKCPQCNEWGTFEEEIEITSAGAPVVSSAVSVKETAEKVYSFSDIKMEDMYRYKTGVEEFDRVLGGGLLQGEVVLVTGNPGIGKSTLLLQVADKYTSYGTVIYISGEESPSQVKNRGERLKINAKDLFLMAETDVSSIYEYLIAKKPKVVIVDSIQTLYNSSLDSIPGTPTQIRECTLKIIELAKKYNISFFIVGHITKDGKVAGPKMLEHMVDAVFNFEGEEGLFYRILRSTKNRFGSTNELAVFSMEEDGMKEIKNSSEYFLSERDEKNAGSMVVPVLEGTKVFLLEIQTLLTESSVGIPKRIVQGFDRNRIQILTAIAEKKMHMSLAMKDMFVNIPGGLNIEDPAADLAVLISLLSVYRGVEISQKIAAIGELGLRGEIRKVFFIEKRLKELEKLGFKGVYIPEANRKEIEKNSNKYKLKLIYLKNLEELLERMNKDGQ, from the coding sequence ATGGGAAAGTGTCCTCAATGCAATGAATGGGGTACTTTTGAGGAAGAGATAGAGATAACATCAGCAGGGGCACCTGTAGTTTCTTCAGCTGTTTCTGTAAAAGAGACTGCTGAAAAAGTATATTCATTTTCAGATATAAAAATGGAAGATATGTATAGATACAAAACTGGAGTAGAAGAATTTGACAGAGTACTTGGAGGAGGACTCCTTCAGGGAGAAGTAGTACTGGTAACAGGAAATCCAGGGATAGGAAAATCTACTCTTTTGCTTCAGGTAGCAGATAAATATACATCCTATGGAACAGTCATATATATTTCTGGAGAGGAATCACCTTCTCAGGTAAAAAACAGGGGAGAGAGACTTAAAATAAATGCAAAAGATCTATTCCTTATGGCTGAAACAGATGTTTCAAGTATTTATGAGTATCTTATAGCCAAAAAACCTAAAGTAGTAATAGTGGACTCAATACAGACTTTGTATAATTCTTCACTGGATTCTATACCAGGAACTCCTACACAAATCAGAGAGTGCACTTTAAAGATAATAGAGCTTGCTAAAAAATATAATATATCATTTTTTATAGTAGGACATATAACTAAAGATGGAAAAGTGGCAGGACCAAAAATGCTTGAGCATATGGTAGATGCTGTATTTAATTTTGAAGGAGAAGAGGGGCTCTTCTACAGGATATTGAGAAGTACTAAAAATAGATTTGGTTCAACTAATGAACTGGCTGTTTTCAGTATGGAAGAAGATGGAATGAAAGAGATAAAAAACTCCTCTGAATATTTTTTAAGTGAAAGAGACGAAAAAAATGCAGGAAGCATGGTAGTTCCTGTTTTAGAAGGAACAAAAGTATTTCTTTTAGAGATACAGACACTTCTTACTGAATCAAGTGTTGGGATACCAAAAAGAATAGTTCAGGGATTTGACAGAAACAGAATACAGATACTTACCGCAATAGCAGAGAAAAAAATGCACATGAGCCTTGCTATGAAGGATATGTTTGTAAATATACCAGGGGGCTTGAATATAGAAGACCCAGCAGCAGATTTAGCTGTCCTTATATCCCTTCTGTCAGTATACAGAGGAGTAGAAATAAGTCAAAAAATAGCAGCTATTGGAGAGTTAGGATTAAGGGGAGAAATCAGAAAAGTTTTTTTTATTGAAAAAAGGCTGAAAGAGCTTGAAAAATTAGGATTTAAAGGAGTATATATTCCAGAAGCTAATAGAAAAGAGATAGAAAAAAATAGTAATAAATATAAATTAAAATTAATATATTTAAAAAATTTAGAAGAACTTTTAGAAAGGATGAACAAGGATGGTCAATAA
- the disA gene encoding DNA integrity scanning diadenylate cyclase DisA, producing MVNKKLEEMLLQITPGTPLREGLYNIIDAGIGALIVVGMDESVEKMLDGGFYINCDYTPERMFELAKMDGAIIVDEECKTIIYANVHLQVDRKYSSEESGTRHRTAQRAGKQTGKLVVAVSERRKTISLYKGDMRYKLKNMAEIMNEASQALKTMERYRYVLDKSLANLTILELDDIVTIYDAALVLQRFEMMMRIEEELEGYVVELGTEGRLIELQLEDLAQDIHEEMLEFLSDYKSEEVEYESIITQLREFTNTELLEIENFASVLGYKKSYSSLDNKISPKGYRILGKISKLTKKDIEKLVSNYGELSSIQEAPIEELSDTKLSKLKIKAIKNGLKRLKFTVELEK from the coding sequence ATGGTCAATAAAAAGCTTGAAGAAATGCTCTTGCAAATAACTCCCGGAACGCCTCTGAGAGAAGGATTGTATAATATCATTGATGCAGGAATAGGTGCTTTGATAGTAGTTGGAATGGATGAATCAGTAGAAAAAATGCTTGATGGTGGATTTTATATAAATTGTGACTATACACCAGAAAGAATGTTTGAGTTGGCTAAAATGGATGGAGCTATAATAGTTGATGAAGAATGTAAAACAATAATATATGCAAATGTACATCTTCAAGTTGACAGAAAATATTCATCTGAAGAAAGCGGAACTAGACACAGAACTGCTCAAAGAGCAGGTAAACAGACTGGGAAATTAGTCGTAGCTGTATCTGAAAGAAGAAAAACTATAAGTTTATATAAAGGCGACATGAGATATAAACTTAAAAATATGGCTGAGATTATGAATGAAGCATCACAAGCTTTAAAAACTATGGAAAGATACAGATATGTATTGGATAAATCATTGGCAAATCTAACTATATTGGAACTTGATGATATAGTGACTATTTATGATGCTGCATTAGTTTTACAAAGATTTGAAATGATGATGAGAATAGAGGAAGAGCTAGAAGGCTATGTAGTGGAACTTGGAACAGAAGGAAGACTCATAGAACTTCAATTAGAAGATTTAGCTCAGGATATTCATGAAGAGATGCTGGAATTTTTAAGTGACTATAAGAGTGAAGAAGTTGAATATGAAAGTATCATTACACAGCTTAGGGAATTTACTAATACTGAACTTCTTGAAATTGAAAACTTTGCAAGTGTTCTTGGATATAAGAAAAGCTACAGCAGCTTAGATAATAAAATAAGCCCTAAGGGATATAGAATTCTTGGAAAAATAAGCAAACTTACAAAGAAAGATATTGAAAAATTAGTATCTAACTATGGAGAACTTTCTTCTATACAGGAAGCTCCTATTGAAGAACTATCAGATACAAAGTTGAGTAAATTAAAAATAAAAGCTATAAAAAATGGTTTGAAAAGGCTTAAATTTACAGTAGAATTAGAAAAATAA
- a CDS encoding ABC transporter substrate-binding protein: MKKIILLIVSFFTSISLYSYEIKDNFLHDTFGNSIELKKYNRVVIIDLAVAETIFMLNGEECIAGIVKNSQSKVWPYEKTEKLTSVGTPHKPSFEKIISLEPDLVILNEGSSLVSSLKELKVPFICHNTIKSPDTILESIKIFGALLDKEKEADILYNESLKKLENIKEKEKVNPLKLKGMIVYSASPLVSFSNKYLPGKTLTYMGVENIAGDLTGNMPIISSEHILAKNLDVIIISKNVGGVGELLKVNPLLSETKAAKEKNIIVFDAIDFLRGSPRLFETMEVLYEQLNEIKK, translated from the coding sequence GTGAAAAAAATAATATTACTTATAGTATCTTTCTTTACCAGTATTTCTTTATACTCTTATGAAATTAAAGATAATTTTCTGCATGATACTTTTGGAAACTCCATAGAATTGAAAAAATATAACAGAGTAGTAATTATAGATTTAGCTGTAGCTGAAACTATATTCATGCTCAATGGAGAAGAGTGTATAGCTGGAATTGTAAAAAATTCTCAAAGTAAAGTCTGGCCATATGAGAAAACAGAAAAATTAACTTCTGTTGGTACTCCTCATAAACCATCATTTGAAAAAATTATTTCTTTAGAACCTGATTTAGTAATATTAAATGAAGGTTCTTCCTTAGTCTCTTCATTAAAAGAATTGAAAGTTCCATTTATTTGTCATAATACTATAAAAAGTCCTGATACAATATTGGAAAGTATAAAAATATTTGGAGCTCTGTTAGATAAAGAAAAAGAAGCAGATATTTTATATAATGAAAGTTTGAAAAAATTAGAAAATATAAAAGAAAAAGAGAAAGTAAATCCTTTAAAATTAAAAGGAATGATAGTTTATTCAGCTTCCCCATTGGTTTCATTCAGCAATAAATATCTTCCAGGAAAAACTTTGACTTATATGGGAGTTGAGAATATTGCTGGTGACCTCACTGGAAATATGCCAATAATCTCATCTGAACATATTTTAGCTAAAAATTTAGATGTTATTATTATTTCAAAAAATGTTGGAGGAGTTGGAGAATTACTAAAAGTAAACCCTCTTCTCTCTGAAACAAAAGCTGCAAAAGAAAAAAATATTATTGTCTTTGATGCTATTGATTTTTTGAGGGGATCTCCAAGACTTTTCGAAACTATGGAAGTCCTTTATGAACAGCTGAATGAGATAAAAAAATAA
- a CDS encoding elongator complex protein 3, with translation MKHYNIPIFISHFGCPNACVFCNQKKINGRETDVTMEDLKETIETYLETLPKNSKKEVAFFGGTFTGISFDLQRQYLETVHEYIKKGLVDGIRLSTRPDCINKEIVEQLKKYGVTSVELGVQSLDEKVLKATARYYPAEVVAEACSLLKEYNIELGIQLMIGLPESTFESDFFTAEKALKMNPDTARIYPTLVIKGTKMEEMFKDGEYKALSIEEAVERTRKIYSLLESSGVNVIRVGLQPSEDLREEGVVLGGPFHPAFRELVETEIYYNFFKTIADREKKLDIRANERNISRLVGIKKANRERLKEYFNIKIDNSIGKNEVIVNDRIYSRLDILRKEINEPDSN, from the coding sequence ATGAAGCACTATAATATTCCCATCTTCATAAGTCATTTTGGATGCCCTAATGCTTGTGTTTTCTGTAATCAAAAGAAAATAAATGGACGTGAAACTGATGTGACAATGGAAGATCTGAAAGAAACAATAGAAACATATTTAGAAACTCTGCCAAAGAATTCCAAAAAAGAAGTGGCTTTTTTTGGTGGAACTTTTACAGGGATCTCTTTTGATCTCCAGAGACAATATCTAGAGACGGTACATGAATATATTAAGAAGGGATTAGTAGACGGTATAAGACTATCTACAAGGCCTGACTGCATAAATAAAGAGATAGTGGAACAGTTGAAAAAATATGGAGTGACTTCAGTAGAACTTGGAGTTCAGTCTTTAGATGAAAAAGTATTGAAAGCAACAGCAAGGTACTATCCAGCAGAGGTAGTAGCTGAAGCATGCAGTTTGTTGAAAGAATATAATATAGAACTGGGAATACAGCTTATGATAGGTCTTCCTGAATCAACATTTGAAAGTGATTTTTTCACAGCAGAAAAAGCTCTGAAAATGAATCCTGATACAGCAAGAATATACCCAACTCTTGTAATAAAAGGAACAAAGATGGAAGAGATGTTCAAAGATGGAGAGTATAAGGCTTTATCTATTGAAGAGGCAGTGGAAAGAACTAGAAAAATATACTCACTCCTAGAGAGTAGTGGGGTGAATGTAATAAGAGTTGGATTGCAACCAAGTGAAGACTTAAGAGAAGAAGGGGTAGTTTTGGGAGGACCCTTTCATCCAGCTTTCAGAGAACTTGTGGAGACAGAGATCTACTATAATTTTTTTAAAACTATAGCAGATAGAGAAAAAAAATTAGATATAAGAGCAAATGAGAGAAATATATCAAGACTAGTAGGAATAAAAAAAGCAAATAGAGAGAGACTGAAGGAATATTTTAATATAAAAATAGACAATAGTATTGGAAAAAATGAAGTCATTGTAAATGACAGAATATATTCAAGACTAGATATCCTTAGAAAGGAGATTAATGAACCAGATAGTAATTAA
- the coaD gene encoding pantetheine-phosphate adenylyltransferase produces MKIGVYAGSFDPITKGHYDVIKKSLKITDKLIVAVMNNSNKKGWFSLEERKDMIKLLVGEDSDRIEVKSFDGLLINFMKENGADIIIRGLRAVSDYEYELGYAFANHDLSYGEIETVFIPAAREYMYLSSSSVREAAMVGARLDIFVDDKIAEIVKEKAKTIKG; encoded by the coding sequence ATGAAAATAGGTGTTTATGCTGGAAGCTTTGATCCTATAACTAAGGGTCATTATGATGTTATAAAAAAATCATTAAAAATAACAGATAAGCTTATTGTGGCAGTTATGAACAATAGCAATAAAAAAGGATGGTTTTCTCTTGAAGAGAGAAAAGATATGATAAAACTCCTAGTTGGAGAAGATAGTGATAGAATAGAAGTGAAAAGTTTTGACGGACTACTGATAAATTTTATGAAAGAAAATGGAGCTGATATAATAATCAGAGGATTGAGAGCGGTTTCAGATTATGAATATGAACTGGGATATGCTTTTGCCAATCATGATCTCTCTTATGGAGAAATAGAGACTGTATTTATTCCAGCTGCAAGAGAATATATGTATTTGAGTTCTAGTTCAGTAAGAGAAGCAGCCATGGTAGGAGCCAGACTTGATATATTTGTAGATGATAAAATAGCTGAGATAGTGAAGGAAAAAGCAAAAACTATCAAAGGATAG
- a CDS encoding Rne/Rng family ribonuclease — MNQIVINIDEFQSRAAIIEDGKVVEILVEREEEGRINGSIYKGKVANVLPGMESAFVNIGLEKNGFLYVNDLREFEEKYLDGILNSSRPIEDILNVGDDVVVQILNEPRGTKGARVTTHFTIPGKYLVLMPNNDHIAISKKIRDEEERERLENIFKEIKPENMGVIIRTAAFGKSEFHFEREIEYLVKKWEDIEKKIKGAKIGEVLYKDNGIITTVLRDIFSNDIDELIVDNEEVYWEVIDYINAFSEKTLKTKIKLYRDGKEKDIFDLYGINEEIDKALNEVVWLECGGYLVIQKTEALISIDVNTGKNTGSLNLEETVVNTNIEAAKEIPRQLRLRNFGGIIIIDFIDMRVEEDKIKVLEALEKHLQRDRIKNNIVHFTDLGLVEMTRKRAGKPLAYYFQEVCPHCNGTGKIKSQDALIHELMKEIKMCSEDKDISTIKVKLSKTLIESFKEIYFEIIKEFLKMKKKAIELEVDTNNSCQYEIILVK; from the coding sequence ATGAACCAGATAGTAATTAATATAGATGAGTTTCAATCCAGAGCAGCAATAATAGAAGATGGAAAAGTTGTAGAAATTCTTGTAGAGAGAGAAGAAGAGGGAAGAATAAATGGAAGTATATACAAGGGAAAAGTAGCCAATGTCCTTCCAGGAATGGAGTCAGCTTTTGTTAATATCGGACTGGAAAAAAATGGTTTTCTTTATGTAAATGATTTGAGAGAATTTGAAGAAAAATATTTAGATGGGATATTAAACAGCAGCAGGCCTATAGAAGATATACTTAATGTAGGAGACGATGTAGTGGTACAGATACTCAATGAGCCTCGAGGAACAAAAGGAGCTAGAGTCACTACACATTTTACAATACCAGGAAAATATCTGGTGCTTATGCCTAATAATGATCATATAGCTATTTCAAAAAAAATAAGAGATGAAGAAGAGAGAGAAAGATTAGAAAATATATTTAAAGAGATAAAGCCTGAAAATATGGGTGTAATAATAAGAACAGCTGCTTTTGGAAAAAGTGAGTTCCATTTTGAAAGGGAGATAGAATATCTTGTAAAGAAATGGGAGGATATAGAAAAGAAAATAAAGGGAGCTAAAATAGGAGAGGTACTGTATAAAGATAATGGAATTATAACTACAGTATTAAGAGATATTTTCTCTAATGACATAGACGAGCTTATAGTAGACAATGAAGAGGTATACTGGGAGGTAATAGATTATATTAACGCTTTCAGTGAGAAGACTCTTAAAACAAAAATAAAGCTGTACAGAGATGGAAAAGAAAAGGATATCTTTGATTTATATGGTATAAATGAAGAGATAGATAAAGCACTTAATGAAGTGGTATGGTTAGAGTGTGGAGGATATCTTGTTATTCAGAAGACAGAAGCTCTTATCAGTATTGATGTAAATACAGGAAAGAACACGGGAAGTTTAAATCTTGAAGAGACAGTTGTAAATACTAATATAGAGGCAGCCAAAGAGATACCTAGACAGCTTAGACTTAGAAATTTTGGTGGGATAATAATAATAGATTTTATTGATATGAGAGTGGAAGAGGATAAAATCAAAGTACTTGAAGCTTTGGAAAAACATTTACAAAGAGACAGAATAAAAAATAATATAGTTCATTTCACTGATCTGGGACTTGTAGAGATGACAAGAAAACGTGCTGGGAAACCTCTGGCATATTATTTTCAGGAAGTATGTCCACATTGTAATGGAACTGGAAAAATAAAATCACAAGATGCACTTATTCATGAGCTCATGAAAGAAATCAAGATGTGTTCAGAAGATAAAGATATCAGTACAATAAAAGTGAAATTATCAAAAACACTTATAGAATCTTTTAAGGAAATATATTTTGAAATTATTAAAGAGTTCTTAAAAATGAAGAAAAAGGCTATAGAATTAGAAGTTGATACAAATAATAGTTGCCAATATGAAATAATTCTGGTTAAATAG
- a CDS encoding iron-containing alcohol dehydrogenase family protein, which produces MSNRSVFLPNYSIGDSAYDEIIKVCSNYGKKVVFIGGKTALEKASHLVKNLMEGSELEVVDTLWYGGEAAYANVEKLKEMKAVHEADMIFAFGGGKAIDTCKVLTGDLNKPLFVFPTISSTCAAVTSVCAIYTVNGVFDGLYWRSAPAEHTFINTKIIAEAPDKYLWAGIGDTLAKGYEPEFSSRGRKLDHPNALGVTLSKLCQEPLVEYGSKALADCKENRVSDDLEETVLSIIVNTGLVSNHVINDYNSCVAHAMCYGFSTMPKVEHNHLHGEIVSYGVLVQLMLDNATKEIDKLLPFYREIGLPTSYKDFGVTREEMEGVLQKASEVNDVKVAAMDITKDKLADAVDRLERYVR; this is translated from the coding sequence ATGTCAAATAGAAGCGTATTTTTACCAAATTATAGTATTGGAGATTCAGCATATGATGAAATTATAAAAGTTTGTTCTAACTATGGAAAAAAAGTTGTATTCATTGGAGGAAAAACAGCTTTGGAAAAAGCAAGTCATTTAGTGAAAAATTTAATGGAAGGAAGTGAGCTGGAAGTAGTTGATACATTGTGGTATGGAGGAGAAGCTGCATATGCCAATGTGGAAAAATTGAAAGAGATGAAAGCAGTTCATGAAGCAGATATGATTTTTGCCTTTGGTGGTGGAAAAGCAATAGATACATGCAAAGTTCTTACTGGAGATTTGAATAAGCCTCTATTTGTATTCCCTACTATCTCGTCTACCTGCGCAGCGGTTACATCAGTCTGTGCTATTTACACTGTAAATGGAGTATTTGATGGGCTGTATTGGAGAAGTGCTCCAGCTGAACATACTTTTATCAATACAAAAATTATAGCAGAAGCACCAGATAAATATTTGTGGGCTGGAATAGGAGATACTCTGGCAAAAGGATATGAACCTGAGTTTTCATCAAGAGGAAGAAAGCTGGATCACCCTAATGCTTTGGGAGTGACATTGTCTAAACTTTGTCAGGAACCATTGGTAGAATACGGGTCAAAGGCATTGGCAGACTGTAAAGAAAATAGAGTGTCTGATGATCTTGAGGAAACTGTATTGTCTATTATTGTAAATACAGGGCTTGTATCTAATCATGTTATCAATGACTATAACAGCTGTGTAGCTCATGCAATGTGCTATGGATTCTCTACTATGCCAAAGGTAGAGCATAATCATCTTCATGGAGAAATTGTATCATATGGAGTATTGGTACAGCTAATGCTAGATAATGCTACTAAAGAGATAGATAAACTTCTGCCTTTCTACAGAGAGATAGGACTTCCTACATCATATAAGGACTTTGGAGTGACAAGGGAAGAGATGGAAGGGGTATTGCAGAAAGCTTCTGAAGTAAATGATGTAAAGGTAGCTGCTATGGATATCACCAAGGATAAACTGGCAGATGCAGTAGATAGATTAGAGAGATATGTCAGATAA
- the acpP gene encoding acyl carrier protein, whose protein sequence is MLDKIREIVVEQLGVDAEQVTPEANFVEDLGADSLDTVELIMAFEEEFDVEIPDTDAEKIKTVQDVMDYIEAKR, encoded by the coding sequence ATGTTAGATAAAATAAGAGAAATCGTAGTAGAACAATTAGGGGTTGACGCTGAACAAGTAACTCCAGAGGCTAACTTCGTAGAAGATTTAGGAGCAGATTCACTAGATACAGTTGAATTAATAATGGCTTTTGAAGAAGAATTCGATGTAGAAATTCCTGATACAGATGCTGAAAAAATCAAAACTGTACAAGACGTTATGGATTACATTGAAGCAAAAAGATAA
- the rnc gene encoding ribonuclease III, which translates to MKRNYLELEGNLGYSFNNKELLKNSLIHRSFGNEHWRYKKISNERLELLGDAVLDLVVTEYLYKSHESSTEGDLAKIKSMVVSEPVLASISKKMDVGKYLLLSKGEEMTGGRERSSILGDAFEAILGAIYLDSDFETAKKYALSHIQDSIDHVDKNEDILDFKTILQEYSQREYKIIPSYEVIRETGPDHQKIFEIEVKIGDRTGRGTGKNKKSAEQSAAKELCKKLGVKTHEAL; encoded by the coding sequence TTGAAAAGGAATTATTTAGAGCTTGAAGGAAACTTAGGTTATTCTTTTAATAATAAAGAGCTTTTAAAAAATTCACTTATCCATAGATCTTTTGGAAATGAACACTGGAGATATAAAAAAATAAGCAATGAAAGACTAGAACTGCTGGGAGATGCAGTTCTAGATCTTGTTGTTACTGAATATCTTTATAAAAGCCATGAAAGTTCAACTGAGGGAGACTTAGCCAAAATAAAATCTATGGTTGTAAGTGAACCTGTACTGGCATCTATTTCTAAAAAAATGGATGTTGGAAAATATCTTCTTTTAAGCAAAGGAGAAGAAATGACAGGTGGAAGAGAGAGAAGCTCTATATTGGGAGATGCATTTGAAGCAATATTAGGAGCAATATATCTTGATTCAGATTTTGAAACAGCAAAAAAATATGCTTTGAGTCATATACAGGATTCAATAGATCATGTAGATAAAAATGAAGATATATTAGATTTTAAAACTATACTGCAAGAATACAGTCAAAGAGAATATAAAATAATACCATCTTATGAAGTGATAAGAGAAACTGGGCCTGATCATCAGAAAATATTTGAAATAGAAGTAAAGATTGGTGATAGAACAGGAAGAGGAACAGGAAAAAATAAAAAAAGTGCAGAACAATCAGCAGCTAAAGAATTATGTAAAAAGTTAGGTGTAAAAACACATGAAGCACTATAA
- the fabF gene encoding beta-ketoacyl-ACP synthase II, which translates to MKRVVVTGLGLITALGTGLEKSWKKILAGETGVGLIESYDTTDMPVKIAAEVKDFDPLEFGIEKKEVKKLARNTQFAIAATKMALADSGLVIDENNCEDVGVIVSSGIGGIEIFEGQHQTMLEKGVKRISPFTIPGMISNMAAGNIGIYFGAKGPNKSIVTACAAGTHSVGDAFEMIKTGRAKVMIAGGTEASITPFAMNAFANMKALSTRNDEPQKASRPFSADRDGFVMGEGAGILILEELESAKARGAKIYAEVVGYGETCDAYHITAPADGGEGAARAFKMALKEGDIDLNDVDYINAHGTSTPANDKNETMAIKTVFGERAKELLVSSTKGATGHGLGAAGGIEAVLIANTIFTGVVPPTINYDNPDEVCDLNYVPNAPVERTVEVAMSSSLGFGGHNAVIAMRKYK; encoded by the coding sequence GTGAAAAGAGTAGTAGTTACTGGACTTGGATTAATAACTGCGTTGGGGACTGGTTTAGAAAAAAGTTGGAAAAAAATATTAGCAGGAGAAACTGGAGTAGGGCTTATAGAGTCATATGATACTACAGATATGCCTGTTAAAATAGCAGCTGAAGTAAAAGATTTTGATCCATTAGAATTTGGAATTGAAAAAAAAGAAGTTAAAAAATTGGCAAGAAACACTCAATTTGCTATCGCTGCAACTAAAATGGCATTGGCAGATTCTGGTCTTGTTATAGATGAAAATAATTGTGAAGATGTAGGAGTAATTGTTTCTTCTGGTATTGGAGGAATAGAAATATTCGAAGGACAACATCAGACTATGCTTGAAAAGGGAGTAAAAAGAATATCTCCTTTTACTATACCTGGAATGATATCTAACATGGCAGCAGGAAATATAGGGATATATTTTGGTGCAAAAGGACCAAATAAATCTATAGTTACAGCTTGTGCAGCAGGAACTCATTCGGTTGGGGATGCTTTTGAAATGATAAAAACAGGAAGAGCTAAAGTGATGATAGCTGGAGGAACTGAAGCTTCTATTACTCCATTTGCAATGAATGCTTTTGCTAACATGAAGGCACTATCTACTAGAAATGATGAGCCTCAAAAAGCTTCAAGACCATTCTCAGCAGACAGAGACGGATTTGTAATGGGAGAAGGAGCTGGAATTCTTATTCTTGAAGAATTAGAATCAGCTAAAGCAAGAGGAGCAAAAATATATGCTGAAGTAGTAGGGTATGGAGAAACTTGTGATGCATATCATATAACTGCACCAGCTGATGGTGGAGAGGGAGCTGCAAGAGCTTTCAAAATGGCATTAAAAGAGGGAGACATTGATTTAAATGATGTTGACTATATAAATGCACATGGAACATCTACACCTGCAAATGATAAAAATGAAACTATGGCAATAAAAACTGTATTTGGTGAAAGAGCTAAAGAACTTTTAGTTTCTTCTACTAAGGGAGCTACAGGGCATGGACTAGGGGCAGCAGGAGGAATTGAAGCTGTATTAATAGCTAATACTATTTTTACAGGAGTAGTACCGCCTACTATCAACTATGATAATCCTGATGAAGTTTGTGACCTTAACTATGTACCAAATGCACCAGTAGAAAGAACTGTAGAAGTAGCTATGTCAAGTTCTCTTGGATTTGGTGGACATAATGCTGTTATAGCAATGAGAAAATATAAATAA
- a CDS encoding bile acid:sodium symporter family protein: MKLLNKLSDFLGKYFIVLVLLMVVAAMALPQAFIALGRTRVFGQSLVTVGLGLIMFVMGLTLNEKDFKVIVTRPKDVFIGCLAQFTVMPFMAYFLAKTLRLPPELAVGLVLLGTCPGGTASNVMTYLAKGDVALSIGMTTVSTLAAPILTPALTYFLAGQWVEINMYAMLLDIVKVVIVPIFLGMAVHKAFGEKVHKVSKVLVIIPIVCILMIMGLCVAPNKMNLINSGAVLIMAVCLHNWFGFILGYAIGMFAKMDDSKKKALSIEVGLQNSGLAVGLAAQFANPLCALPAAVATVVHQVSGSLLANVFSGNLSFNFFRRRVKSAANISMMNK, encoded by the coding sequence ATGAAATTATTAAATAAATTAAGTGACTTTTTAGGGAAATATTTTATTGTTTTGGTTTTACTTATGGTGGTAGCTGCTATGGCATTGCCACAGGCGTTTATTGCATTGGGGAGAACAAGAGTTTTTGGACAGTCTTTAGTTACAGTAGGGCTGGGATTGATTATGTTTGTTATGGGACTTACTCTTAATGAAAAAGATTTCAAAGTAATTGTAACAAGACCTAAAGATGTATTTATTGGATGTCTTGCTCAATTTACTGTAATGCCTTTTATGGCTTATTTTTTAGCAAAGACATTAAGACTTCCCCCTGAATTGGCAGTAGGACTGGTTCTTTTAGGAACTTGTCCAGGAGGAACTGCAAGTAATGTTATGACTTACCTTGCTAAAGGGGATGTAGCTCTTTCTATTGGAATGACTACTGTATCAACATTGGCAGCACCTATTTTAACACCAGCTCTTACATATTTTCTAGCAGGTCAGTGGGTAGAAATTAATATGTATGCTATGCTCCTTGATATTGTAAAAGTTGTCATTGTTCCTATCTTCTTGGGAATGGCAGTCCATAAAGCATTTGGAGAAAAGGTACATAAAGTATCTAAAGTATTGGTAATTATTCCAATTGTATGTATTCTGATGATTATGGGACTGTGTGTAGCACCTAATAAAATGAATCTTATTAATTCTGGAGCTGTTCTTATTATGGCAGTATGTCTTCATAACTGGTTTGGATTTATTTTAGGATATGCTATTGGGATGTTTGCTAAAATGGATGACTCTAAGAAAAAAGCACTTTCTATTGAAGTGGGATTACAAAATTCTGGACTGGCAGTAGGATTAGCGGCACAATTTGCAAATCCTTTATGTGCATTGCCAGCAGCAGTAGCAACTGTAGTACATCAGGTATCAGGTTCTCTGTTAGCTAATGTATTTTCAGGAAATCTGTCATTTAATTTTTTCAGAAGAAGAGTCAAATCAGCAGCTAATATCAGCATGATGAACAAATAA